A single genomic interval of Candidatus Hydrogenedentota bacterium harbors:
- a CDS encoding TrkH family potassium uptake protein: MNYRLLLRYLGVFLLALALPLAVSALWAVWYGEWRSLEAFLRTIVLTVAAGFALWGVGRGARVRVYEREGLALVALGWLLIAGVSALPYVFSGLMDPASAYFESMSGYTTTGASVLEKVEPVDKSLLFWRATTHWLGGMGIIVLIIAVLPSLGAGGKQLYRSEVPGVDKTGLLPRMQDTAAMLYKIYLGMTIVQTACLAAAGMSLFDALCHTFASLSTGGFSTRTASIGAYDSLPIEIIVTVFTVLCGANFGLYFAMLQGDWKAPLRSTEFRWYLGILLAATLLITVNLIGVQGAIPEDPGAGTHDVRYGFGHALRVAVFQVGTVMTTTGFATDNTDLWPYFSRTVLIALMIVGACSGSTAGGTKVFRVALIAKIVRNQLERLYRPKTVRAVRMNGAAVPLEVQLTVYTFFAMHVAVLVVGTMFMSLLGLPFQTAFSSVVATVNNIGPGMELVGSTANYACVPAAGKWFLSLLMVIGRLEFFSICVLFLPSFWRRA, translated from the coding sequence ATGAATTACCGTCTGCTGCTGCGATATCTCGGCGTGTTTCTGCTCGCGCTTGCGCTGCCGCTGGCGGTTTCGGCGCTGTGGGCGGTCTGGTACGGGGAATGGCGCTCCCTTGAGGCGTTTCTGCGCACCATCGTGCTGACGGTGGCGGCCGGGTTTGCGCTGTGGGGAGTGGGCCGCGGGGCCCGGGTTCGGGTGTATGAGCGGGAGGGGCTGGCCCTTGTGGCGCTGGGGTGGCTCCTGATTGCGGGGGTGAGTGCCCTGCCCTATGTCTTTTCGGGGCTCATGGACCCGGCGTCCGCCTATTTCGAGTCCATGTCCGGCTACACCACCACCGGGGCCTCGGTGCTGGAGAAGGTGGAGCCGGTGGACAAGAGCCTGCTCTTCTGGCGGGCAACCACCCACTGGCTGGGGGGCATGGGGATCATTGTGCTGATCATCGCGGTGCTGCCCTCCCTGGGGGCCGGGGGGAAGCAGCTTTACCGGTCCGAGGTGCCCGGGGTGGACAAGACAGGCCTGCTGCCGCGCATGCAGGACACGGCGGCGATGCTCTACAAGATTTATCTGGGCATGACCATCGTCCAGACGGCGTGCCTGGCGGCGGCGGGAATGAGCCTGTTCGACGCGCTCTGCCACACCTTTGCCTCGCTGTCCACCGGGGGGTTCTCCACGCGCACCGCCAGCATCGGCGCCTACGACAGCCTTCCCATCGAGATCATTGTGACCGTGTTCACGGTGCTTTGCGGGGCGAATTTCGGGCTGTATTTCGCCATGCTCCAGGGGGACTGGAAAGCCCCTTTACGCAGCACGGAGTTTCGGTGGTATCTCGGCATCCTGCTGGCCGCCACCCTGCTGATCACCGTGAATCTGATAGGCGTCCAGGGGGCCATACCGGAGGATCCCGGCGCGGGGACGCATGATGTGCGGTACGGTTTCGGGCACGCGCTGCGTGTGGCCGTGTTTCAGGTGGGCACCGTTATGACGACGACGGGGTTCGCGACGGACAACACGGACCTCTGGCCGTATTTCTCGCGCACGGTGCTGATCGCCCTGATGATCGTGGGGGCCTGCTCCGGCTCCACGGCGGGGGGAACCAAGGTTTTCCGCGTCGCGCTGATCGCCAAGATCGTGCGCAACCAGCTGGAGCGCCTGTACCGCCCCAAGACGGTGCGCGCGGTGCGGATGAACGGCGCCGCGGTGCCGCTTGAAGTGCAGCTCACCGTTTACACCTTCTTCGCGATGCATGTCGCCGTGCTGGTCGTGGGGACCATGTTCATGTCTTTGCTGGGGCTTCCCTTCCAGACGGCCTTCAGTTCCGTCGTGGCGACGGTGAACAACATCGGGCCGGGGATGGAACTGGTGGGCTCCACGGCCAACTACGCCTGTGTGCCGGCGGCGGGCAAGTGGTTCCTGTCGCTGCTGATGGTGATCGGCCGCCTGGAGTTCTTCAGCATCTGCGTGCTGTTCCTCCCCTCCTTCTGGAGGCGGGCGTAG
- a CDS encoding sugar phosphate isomerase/epimerase — protein sequence MKPFSRRHWMALCAGAAGAASLTVSAPSRGMRVAAAAAAEVPFKVGMVTYKMGEKMTCDQLIALCKEAGLAGVELRTTHSHGVELSLSKTERADVRKKFEDSGIVLVGLGSTYDFHDPSAVKKNVEGAKEYAQLAADVGAGGIKVRPNGVNKGEELAVTHERIGKAWGEVAAAAASLGVEVRMEVHGPEGSREPKSVRAMLDHANHANAKVCWNCNSGETDENGSIRANFELLKHALGLVHITDIGVPKYPWQELFDLLKECGYTGYCLAEIEGNDDPARFMRYYRTLFDLYTGQPTWPA from the coding sequence ATGAAACCCTTTTCCAGACGCCATTGGATGGCCCTCTGCGCCGGCGCGGCCGGCGCCGCCTCCCTCACCGTTTCCGCCCCATCCCGGGGAATGCGCGTTGCCGCCGCGGCCGCCGCGGAGGTGCCGTTCAAGGTGGGCATGGTCACCTACAAGATGGGGGAGAAGATGACCTGCGACCAGTTGATCGCCCTGTGCAAGGAGGCGGGGCTGGCGGGGGTCGAACTGCGCACCACGCACAGCCACGGCGTGGAGCTGTCCCTCTCCAAAACGGAGCGCGCCGATGTCCGCAAGAAGTTTGAAGACTCCGGCATCGTGCTGGTCGGCCTGGGCAGCACTTATGATTTCCACGACCCCTCGGCGGTCAAGAAGAACGTTGAGGGCGCCAAAGAATACGCGCAGTTGGCGGCGGATGTGGGGGCGGGCGGCATCAAGGTGCGCCCGAACGGGGTGAACAAGGGCGAAGAGCTGGCGGTCACCCATGAGCGCATCGGCAAAGCCTGGGGCGAGGTGGCGGCCGCCGCCGCCAGTCTCGGGGTGGAGGTCCGCATGGAGGTGCACGGCCCGGAGGGCTCCCGCGAGCCAAAGAGCGTGCGGGCCATGCTTGACCACGCCAACCACGCCAACGCGAAGGTTTGCTGGAACTGCAACAGCGGCGAAACGGACGAGAACGGCAGCATCCGGGCCAATTTCGAGCTCCTGAAGCACGCCCTGGGCCTGGTCCACATCACCGACATCGGCGTGCCCAAATACCCCTGGCAGGAGCTGTTCGACCTGCTCAAGGAGTGCGGATACACGGGCTACTGCCTTGCCGAGATTGAGGGCAACGACGACCCCGCGCGCTTCATGCGGTACTATCGGACCCTGTTTGACCTCTATACCGGACAGCCCACCTGGCCCGCGTGA
- the recG gene encoding ATP-dependent DNA helicase RecG codes for MPPETPEDAESTAASPAIALEDGVEVLPGIGPGRAALLARLSISNVRDLLLHFPRAYRDCRELTPLADVQPGEQVSVVAEITASRQVRLGGRTSLALVSLSDGTGAVQASFFGRGFLAKSAFVPGRTAFFSGRVGQYNGPCLSSPEYEFLEEEDLQSLRQGRILPAYPLTEGVTQRMMRKWVRAALDVAAPLLREPLPGELLRRMGLPGLAEALRRVHAPDTPEEAADARRRLIFEELLVLQTDIQRQKRLLRQEDRAHTNRVGGELFRRFQAGIPFALTAAQQRAVEDIVRDMAGPSPMLRLLQGDVGSGKTLVALHAAVIAADGGHQTALMAPTELLAAQHALVLDGLLAPLGLRTVLITGGAEGRGEALRAAASGAAQVVVGTHALFQEQAAFHRLGLVIIDEQHRFGVAQRELLVRKGPRPDVLQMSATPIPRSLALTVFGRMDLTVMDELPPGRTPVTTRYIPQGKVSACYDHVRKQAEKGVQAYIVCPLIEESAAKQDTRALLRHFEELSAGPLAGLSAGILHGRLSAPEKAAVMRAFKQGEIQVLFSTTVVEVGIDVPNATLMVIENASEFGLTQLHQLRGRVGRGTQPSFCFLLGKPKTAEGRERVETLCKSTSGFDIAEADLRMRGPGELLGVRQAGLSDLRAADLIRDARLLDAARREAERLTAPDCADTGDLARSLFRPQNDDITPA; via the coding sequence GTGCCGCCGGAAACGCCAGAGGACGCTGAAAGCACCGCCGCCTCCCCGGCAATTGCCCTGGAGGACGGGGTGGAGGTTCTTCCCGGCATCGGTCCGGGCCGGGCAGCCCTGCTGGCCCGTCTCTCCATCTCCAACGTGCGGGACCTCCTGCTTCATTTCCCCCGGGCCTACCGCGACTGCCGCGAACTCACGCCCCTGGCGGATGTTCAGCCCGGGGAACAAGTCTCCGTGGTTGCGGAGATCACGGCCAGCCGCCAAGTCCGCCTGGGCGGGCGAACCTCCCTGGCGCTGGTGTCCCTCTCCGACGGCACTGGTGCCGTGCAGGCCTCCTTCTTCGGCAGGGGCTTCCTCGCCAAGAGCGCCTTCGTTCCGGGGAGGACCGCCTTCTTCTCGGGCCGCGTGGGTCAGTACAACGGCCCCTGCCTGTCCAGCCCGGAATACGAGTTCCTGGAGGAGGAGGACCTCCAAAGCCTCCGGCAGGGCCGCATCCTGCCCGCCTATCCCCTGACCGAGGGGGTCACCCAGCGGATGATGAGGAAGTGGGTGCGGGCCGCCCTCGACGTTGCAGCGCCCCTCCTGCGGGAGCCTTTGCCCGGTGAACTCCTCCGCCGCATGGGGCTTCCGGGCCTCGCCGAAGCCCTGCGCCGGGTGCATGCTCCTGACACGCCCGAAGAGGCCGCCGATGCCCGACGACGCCTCATCTTTGAGGAGCTGCTCGTCCTGCAGACGGACATCCAGCGACAGAAGCGCCTGTTGCGGCAGGAGGACCGCGCACACACCAACCGTGTCGGCGGAGAATTGTTCCGCCGGTTCCAGGCCGGCATCCCCTTTGCCCTGACCGCCGCGCAGCAGCGGGCCGTGGAGGACATCGTCCGCGACATGGCCGGACCCTCGCCCATGCTCCGCCTGCTTCAGGGCGATGTGGGCTCCGGCAAGACCCTGGTGGCCCTCCATGCGGCCGTCATCGCGGCGGACGGCGGACACCAGACCGCCCTCATGGCCCCCACCGAACTGCTGGCCGCCCAGCACGCGCTGGTGCTGGACGGCCTGCTCGCCCCCCTGGGGCTGCGCACCGTCCTGATCACCGGCGGCGCCGAGGGAAGGGGAGAAGCCCTCCGGGCGGCCGCCTCCGGCGCCGCGCAGGTGGTCGTGGGCACCCACGCCCTCTTTCAGGAGCAGGCCGCCTTTCACCGGCTCGGTTTGGTGATCATTGACGAGCAGCACCGTTTCGGTGTCGCCCAGCGCGAACTCTTGGTCCGGAAGGGCCCGCGTCCCGATGTTCTCCAAATGTCGGCGACGCCCATACCCCGTTCCCTGGCGCTCACCGTTTTCGGACGCATGGACCTCACGGTGATGGACGAACTGCCCCCGGGCCGCACGCCCGTGACCACACGATACATCCCCCAGGGCAAGGTTTCGGCGTGCTACGACCATGTCAGGAAACAGGCCGAGAAGGGGGTGCAGGCCTATATCGTCTGCCCCCTCATCGAGGAATCCGCCGCCAAACAGGACACCCGGGCGCTGCTCCGCCATTTTGAAGAACTCTCCGCGGGCCCGCTGGCGGGGCTGAGCGCCGGAATCCTGCACGGGCGCCTTTCCGCGCCGGAAAAGGCCGCAGTCATGCGCGCCTTCAAACAGGGCGAGATTCAGGTGCTCTTCAGCACCACGGTGGTCGAGGTCGGAATAGACGTCCCCAACGCCACGCTCATGGTCATCGAGAACGCCTCCGAATTCGGCCTGACACAGCTCCATCAGCTCCGCGGACGGGTGGGGCGGGGAACCCAGCCCTCGTTCTGCTTCCTCCTGGGAAAACCCAAAACCGCCGAGGGCAGGGAACGGGTGGAGACCCTCTGCAAATCCACCAGCGGCTTCGACATCGCCGAGGCGGACCTCCGCATGCGGGGGCCGGGGGAGCTGCTGGGTGTCCGGCAGGCCGGTCTGAGCGACCTGCGCGCCGCAGACCTGATCCGCGACGCTCGCCTCCTCGATGCCGCCCGCCGCGAGGCGGAACGCCTCACAGCCCCGGACTGCGCCGACACCGGTGACCTTGCGCGCTCCCTGTTTCGTCCCCAAAACGATGACATCACGCCCGCATGA
- a CDS encoding TrkH family potassium uptake protein: MNYRIIAKNLGVFSLWVAVWMAVSSLWSLWYGEPAALRALLESAATSVLAGAALLYLGRGPQRRMYERESVALVGLGWILIAGLGALPFWYLGTQTFTEAYFESMSGFTTTGSSVIADIEGLPKGILFWRSLTHWLGGIGIVVLMIAVIPFIGMSGKMLYQSEVTGLSKDGVRPRIKESAFILLKVYLVLTVIHAAALMIAGMDFFDALCHTFGSLATGGYSTRNKSVEAFDSVAIEGVITAFELIGATNFTLYYLMAKGDWRALFRDTEWRVFMGIFVVSTLLITVNLMRVQGVVAPEDTSVPGALGGVDYSCGQALRFSSFQVATMMTNTGFTGADFDIWPYFSRIWIMLIVMMGGCAGSTAGGIKIIRVVILFKIGMQQVQRIYRPHTLRAIRVNGQVVSEDIQYSVLSFFLVYVAVMAFSTVVMSFLGLPLQSAFSSVVACLNNTGPGLELVGAERNFSCVPAAGKWFLSLVMVTGRLEFFSVMVFFFPSFWRRG; the protein is encoded by the coding sequence ATGAACTACCGTATCATCGCAAAGAACCTGGGGGTCTTCTCCCTGTGGGTGGCCGTCTGGATGGCCGTCTCCTCCCTGTGGTCCCTCTGGTACGGGGAACCGGCCGCCCTGCGGGCCTTGCTGGAGTCGGCGGCCACGTCGGTTCTGGCCGGGGCGGCATTGCTGTATCTCGGCCGGGGTCCCCAGCGGCGGATGTATGAGCGTGAAAGCGTGGCGCTGGTCGGGCTGGGCTGGATTTTGATTGCCGGGCTCGGCGCGCTCCCTTTCTGGTACCTGGGCACGCAGACCTTCACGGAGGCCTACTTCGAGTCCATGTCCGGGTTCACCACCACGGGATCCTCGGTCATTGCGGACATCGAGGGGCTTCCCAAGGGAATCCTGTTCTGGCGTTCCCTCACGCACTGGCTGGGGGGCATCGGCATCGTGGTGCTCATGATCGCCGTGATCCCCTTCATCGGCATGTCGGGCAAGATGCTTTACCAGTCGGAGGTGACGGGCCTTTCCAAGGACGGCGTGCGCCCGCGCATCAAGGAGTCCGCCTTCATCCTTCTGAAGGTGTACCTGGTGCTGACGGTCATCCACGCGGCGGCGCTGATGATCGCGGGGATGGACTTCTTCGACGCCCTCTGCCACACCTTCGGGAGCCTGGCGACGGGCGGATACTCGACAAGAAACAAGAGCGTGGAGGCCTTTGACAGCGTCGCGATTGAGGGGGTGATCACGGCGTTTGAACTGATCGGGGCGACGAATTTCACGCTCTACTACCTTATGGCCAAGGGCGACTGGCGCGCCCTCTTCCGGGACACGGAGTGGCGCGTGTTCATGGGCATCTTCGTGGTGTCCACCCTGCTCATCACGGTCAACCTGATGAGGGTGCAGGGGGTGGTGGCGCCCGAGGACACGTCGGTGCCCGGCGCCCTGGGCGGCGTGGACTACTCCTGCGGCCAGGCCCTGCGCTTTTCCTCGTTCCAGGTGGCGACCATGATGACCAACACGGGGTTCACGGGGGCCGATTTCGACATCTGGCCCTATTTCTCCCGGATATGGATTATGCTCATCGTGATGATGGGGGGATGCGCCGGCTCCACGGCGGGCGGCATCAAGATCATCCGCGTGGTGATTCTCTTCAAGATCGGCATGCAGCAGGTTCAGCGCATCTACCGGCCGCACACCCTGCGGGCCATCCGCGTGAACGGACAGGTCGTCTCGGAGGACATCCAGTACAGCGTGCTCTCCTTCTTTCTGGTCTATGTGGCCGTGATGGCGTTTTCCACGGTGGTCATGTCGTTTCTGGGCCTTCCGCTGCAGAGCGCCTTTTCCTCCGTGGTGGCCTGTCTGAACAACACCGGGCCGGGGCTTGAGCTGGTGGGCGCCGAGAGAAACTTCTCCTGCGTGCCCGCCGCCGGCAAGTGGTTCCTGAGCCTGGTCATGGTCACGGGGCGTCTGGAGTTCTTCAGTGTTATGGTATTCTTCTTTCCGTCGTTCTGGCGGCGCGGCTGA
- the thiC gene encoding phosphomethylpyrimidine synthase ThiC, whose product MSKNVGSPGDTESQDVTRKPFPQSRKIHVEGSHPSIRVAMREVDLAPTRSQTGEILTDNPPVRLYDTSGPYTDPAAEIDLEKGLSPLRRPWIEERADTETAGKAAAAESSRNAAAFPRQLTPIRARTGARITQMDYARRGIVTPEMEYAALREDLLPPSAEEHPGRITPEVVREEIAAGRAVLPANINHPELEPMVIGNRFLTKINANIGNSALRSSVAEEVEKMVWAIRWGSDTVMDLSTGKDIHETREWILRNSPVPIGTVPIYQALEKAESGPESLTWELYRDTLIEQAEQGVDYFTIHSCVLKEFIPWAAGRTTGIVSRGGSIMAKWCMAHNEENFLFTHWDDICDILAAYDVTVSIGDGLRSGSMRDANDRAQFAELRVQGDLTRRAWERGVQVINEGPGHIPMHLIRENTDRQAEWCGGAPFYTLGPLVTDIAPGYDHITSAIGGALIGWYGTAMLCYVTPKEHIGLPDRDDVREGVVTFKLAAHAVDLARGFPGAQIRDDALSKARFEFRWRDQFALSLDPEKAFEMHARSFPEANKGGVHFCSMCGPKFCAMEISRNLCAYAKDGAGTAGKDDA is encoded by the coding sequence ATGTCGAAAAACGTTGGCAGCCCTGGTGACACAGAATCCCAAGACGTCACCCGGAAACCCTTCCCCCAGTCCCGGAAGATCCATGTGGAGGGGAGCCATCCGTCCATCCGCGTGGCCATGCGGGAGGTGGATCTGGCCCCAACCCGTTCCCAAACCGGGGAAATCCTCACGGACAATCCGCCGGTGCGGCTGTATGACACGTCTGGCCCCTACACCGACCCCGCAGCGGAAATTGACTTGGAGAAAGGGCTTTCTCCCCTGCGCCGCCCCTGGATCGAAGAGCGTGCGGACACGGAGACGGCCGGAAAGGCCGCCGCTGCCGAAAGTTCCCGCAATGCGGCCGCCTTTCCCCGGCAGCTCACCCCAATCCGCGCCCGGACCGGGGCGCGCATCACCCAGATGGATTACGCCCGAAGGGGTATCGTCACCCCCGAGATGGAATACGCCGCCCTGCGGGAGGATCTGCTCCCCCCCTCCGCAGAGGAACACCCCGGCCGGATCACCCCGGAAGTGGTCCGCGAGGAAATCGCCGCCGGACGGGCCGTGCTCCCGGCCAACATCAACCATCCCGAGCTGGAGCCGATGGTCATCGGCAACCGGTTTCTGACAAAAATCAACGCAAACATCGGAAACTCCGCCCTGCGCAGTTCTGTCGCCGAAGAGGTGGAGAAGATGGTCTGGGCCATCCGCTGGGGTTCGGATACCGTCATGGACCTCAGCACGGGAAAGGACATCCACGAAACCCGGGAGTGGATCCTGCGCAACAGCCCCGTCCCCATCGGCACTGTGCCCATCTACCAGGCCCTGGAAAAGGCCGAAAGCGGGCCGGAGTCCCTCACGTGGGAGTTGTACCGCGACACCCTGATTGAGCAGGCGGAGCAGGGGGTGGACTATTTCACCATCCATTCCTGCGTCCTGAAGGAATTCATCCCCTGGGCGGCCGGCCGCACCACGGGAATTGTCAGCCGGGGCGGGTCCATCATGGCCAAGTGGTGCATGGCCCACAACGAGGAGAACTTTCTCTTCACCCATTGGGACGACATCTGTGACATCCTGGCCGCCTATGACGTCACCGTTTCCATCGGGGACGGCCTGCGCTCGGGGTCCATGCGGGACGCCAACGACCGGGCGCAGTTCGCAGAACTGCGGGTGCAGGGGGACCTCACGCGCCGCGCCTGGGAGCGGGGGGTGCAGGTGATCAACGAGGGGCCGGGCCACATTCCCATGCACCTCATCCGGGAAAACACGGACCGCCAGGCCGAATGGTGCGGCGGCGCCCCGTTCTACACCCTCGGCCCGCTGGTCACCGACATCGCCCCGGGTTACGACCACATCACCTCCGCCATCGGGGGTGCCCTGATCGGATGGTACGGCACGGCCATGCTGTGCTACGTCACGCCGAAGGAGCACATCGGCCTGCCCGACCGGGACGATGTGCGCGAGGGCGTGGTGACCTTCAAACTCGCCGCCCACGCCGTGGACCTCGCCCGGGGGTTCCCGGGTGCCCAAATCCGCGACGATGCCCTGAGCAAGGCCCGCTTCGAGTTCCGCTGGCGCGACCAGTTCGCCCTCTCCCTGGACCCCGAAAAGGCCTTTGAGATGCACGCGCGGTCCTTTCCCGAGGCAAACAAGGGCGGCGTCCATTTCTGCTCCATGTGCGGCCCCAAGTTCTGCGCCATGGAAATCTCGCGGAACCTGTGCGCATACGCAAAGGACGGCGCGGGAACCGCAGGGAAAGACGACGCGTGA
- a CDS encoding sigma-70 family RNA polymerase sigma factor → MADALVINRSREFERQVLEHIDMLFAVAMRLTRNSADAEDLTQNTIVKALRFHDKFREGTYIKAWLLTILRNTFINEYRRKTRRPAEVELSGFESAPETAPDPDVFFEPRRGNQEDLLELVDDPVRKAIEALPDDFRNAVIMADLEDMSYKEIADIMQCPLGTVMSRLYRGRKLLREALEDYARERRMVPGTRV, encoded by the coding sequence GTGGCTGACGCTTTGGTGATAAACCGCTCGCGCGAGTTTGAACGGCAGGTGCTGGAGCATATTGACATGCTCTTTGCCGTCGCCATGCGCCTCACCCGCAACTCCGCCGACGCGGAGGATCTCACGCAGAACACCATCGTCAAAGCCCTGCGCTTCCACGACAAGTTCCGCGAGGGCACCTACATCAAGGCCTGGCTCCTCACCATCCTGCGCAACACCTTCATCAACGAATACCGCCGGAAGACCCGCCGCCCCGCCGAAGTCGAACTGTCGGGCTTTGAGTCCGCCCCGGAGACCGCCCCCGACCCCGATGTCTTCTTCGAGCCCCGCCGGGGGAACCAGGAGGACCTCCTGGAACTCGTGGACGACCCCGTGCGCAAGGCCATCGAGGCCCTCCCCGACGACTTCCGCAACGCCGTCATCATGGCCGACCTCGAGGACATGTCCTACAAGGAGATCGCCGACATCATGCAGTGCCCCCTCGGCACCGTCATGTCCCGCCTCTACCGCGGACGCAAGCTCCTCCGCGAGGCCCTGGAAGACTACGCCCGCGAGCGCAGAATGGTGCCCGGCACCCGCGTCTGA
- the cysK gene encoding cysteine synthase A: MKIYGDNSFTIGKTPLVRLNNVTKGIKAAHVLAKVEGRNPAYSVKCRIGANMVWDAEKRGVLKPGGTIIEPTSGNTGIALAYVAAARGYNLILTMPETMSLERRAMLKAFGAELILTPGALGMPGAIAEAERLAAENPDYFLPQQFNNPANPEIHQLTTGPEIFEDTDGKVDVLVAGVGTGGTITGISRFLKGDKGLNVQTVAVEPATSPVLAGGAPGKHKIQGIGAGFIPKVLDLSLLDRIEHVTDEEAFDTARRLAKEEGIICGISCGAAATAALRLAFQEAYAGKTIVVILPDSGERYLSTPLFQA, translated from the coding sequence ATGAAGATTTACGGCGACAACAGTTTCACCATCGGGAAGACCCCCCTTGTCCGTCTGAACAACGTGACCAAGGGGATCAAGGCGGCGCATGTGCTGGCAAAGGTGGAGGGAAGAAACCCCGCCTACTCTGTGAAGTGCCGCATTGGGGCAAACATGGTCTGGGACGCCGAAAAGCGGGGCGTGCTGAAACCGGGGGGGACGATCATTGAGCCGACCTCCGGCAACACGGGGATTGCGCTGGCCTATGTGGCGGCGGCGCGGGGATACAACCTGATCCTGACCATGCCCGAGACCATGAGCCTGGAGCGCCGCGCGATGCTGAAAGCCTTCGGCGCGGAGCTGATCCTGACCCCGGGGGCTCTCGGCATGCCCGGGGCCATCGCGGAGGCGGAGCGGTTGGCGGCGGAAAACCCGGACTATTTCCTGCCCCAGCAGTTCAACAACCCGGCCAACCCCGAGATTCACCAGCTGACGACAGGTCCGGAAATCTTCGAGGACACGGACGGCAAGGTGGACGTTCTGGTGGCGGGAGTGGGCACGGGGGGGACGATCACGGGGATCAGCCGTTTTCTCAAGGGGGACAAGGGGCTCAACGTGCAGACGGTGGCCGTGGAGCCCGCCACCTCGCCCGTTTTGGCGGGGGGCGCGCCGGGCAAGCACAAGATTCAGGGCATAGGCGCCGGCTTCATCCCGAAGGTGCTCGACCTGTCGCTGCTGGACCGGATCGAGCATGTGACGGACGAGGAGGCCTTCGACACGGCGCGGCGTCTGGCGAAGGAGGAGGGCATCATCTGCGGGATCAGTTGCGGCGCGGCGGCGACGGCGGCGCTCCGGCTGGCGTTTCAGGAGGCCTACGCGGGCAAGACGATTGTCGTGATACTTCCGGACAGTGGAGAGCGGTACCTCTCCACCCCCCTGTTCCAGGCATAA
- the trkA gene encoding Trk system potassium transporter TrkA, whose translation MNIFIAGGGRVGFHLARLLCAEGRDVTLLDRNPQRREEIDFDLDARTVVGDCTSVLLLQSLNAGDADLFIACTGDDRSNLIAATLAKGLGAGRAVARVDTTDFIESSFLYEGFMNVDYLLSPDALAAHDIAQFVENPGVLGVEEFGRGRIQLCQVQVGEKAPATGRAVRDILPPGSGLLVGTVTRGGASGIVRGDTVLQAGDKVTLIGMKGAMETHRRLFSESAPAKKVAILGNTVIGRRVAQAFDTRQMEVKLFEKNPAACEELAREFYRVKVVNRDATVRASLEQEHLQNFDVFVATTEDDERNIMAGVLAREVGVPHVVAVVHQPDFAPLVMKLGIDLALTPRLAFANSVLKIIHQERVTASSFLGEGDMEVVEAALGDAAPVAGRTIAEVAGRLPGQALIATILRGDQVIVPGGSDILQRGDTVVFISPTAEANAARKALTGV comes from the coding sequence ATGAACATCTTTATCGCCGGTGGCGGACGTGTGGGATTCCACCTTGCGCGCCTTCTCTGCGCGGAGGGCCGGGATGTCACGCTGCTTGACCGGAACCCGCAGCGCCGGGAAGAGATTGATTTCGACCTGGACGCCCGCACCGTGGTGGGCGACTGCACCTCCGTGCTCCTTCTCCAGTCGCTGAACGCGGGGGACGCGGACCTTTTCATCGCCTGCACGGGGGACGACCGGAGCAACCTCATCGCCGCCACGCTGGCCAAGGGCCTGGGCGCGGGCCGCGCGGTGGCCCGGGTGGATACGACGGATTTTATCGAGTCCAGCTTTCTCTACGAGGGGTTCATGAACGTGGACTACCTGCTGAGCCCGGACGCGCTGGCGGCCCACGACATTGCGCAGTTTGTGGAGAATCCGGGGGTGCTGGGGGTGGAGGAGTTCGGGCGGGGAAGGATACAGCTCTGCCAGGTGCAGGTGGGCGAGAAGGCCCCGGCGACCGGCCGGGCCGTGCGCGACATCCTGCCCCCGGGCAGCGGCCTGCTGGTGGGCACGGTCACCCGGGGCGGGGCCAGCGGCATCGTCCGCGGCGACACGGTGCTGCAGGCCGGGGACAAGGTCACCCTGATCGGCATGAAGGGGGCCATGGAAACGCACCGGCGGCTCTTCAGCGAGTCCGCGCCGGCGAAGAAGGTGGCGATTCTCGGGAACACCGTGATCGGCCGCCGCGTCGCCCAGGCCTTTGACACCCGCCAGATGGAGGTGAAGCTTTTCGAGAAGAACCCGGCGGCCTGCGAGGAGCTTGCCCGCGAGTTCTACCGCGTCAAGGTGGTGAACCGCGACGCGACGGTGCGCGCCTCGCTGGAGCAGGAGCATCTCCAGAACTTCGACGTGTTTGTGGCGACCACGGAGGACGACGAGCGGAACATCATGGCGGGGGTGCTCGCGCGGGAGGTGGGCGTGCCGCATGTCGTGGCTGTGGTGCACCAGCCGGACTTCGCGCCGCTGGTCATGAAGCTGGGCATAGACCTTGCCCTGACCCCCCGGCTTGCCTTCGCCAACAGCGTGCTCAAGATCATCCACCAGGAGCGCGTCACGGCGTCGTCCTTCCTCGGCGAGGGGGACATGGAGGTGGTCGAGGCGGCGTTGGGCGATGCCGCGCCGGTGGCTGGCCGCACCATCGCGGAGGTGGCCGGCCGCCTGCCGGGGCAGGCGCTGATCGCCACAATCCTGCGTGGCGACCAGGTTATCGTGCCCGGCGGCTCCGACATCCTCCAGCGGGGGGACACGGTGGTCTTCATTTCCCCCACCGCAGAGGCCAACGCCGCGCGAAAGGCCCTCACGGGCGTCTGA